The following coding sequences are from one Gossypium hirsutum isolate 1008001.06 chromosome A12, Gossypium_hirsutum_v2.1, whole genome shotgun sequence window:
- the LOC107924476 gene encoding uncharacterized protein, which yields MEVAKNSKLGTPMKDTERNSRSKTPKGSKFSENSNPNISGSTSPITKSSKSQKYSSKNPVIYSPSNKLRERKFVVAKKNSKKVRSNSNPTTVGLNCKCEENLGGNSKKCLCVAYENLRASQEEFFRNKVEPEAEEEGKETRDLIENLREGYGSDNQEIENLSQPGSSTIKRRRDKLMEEARNSVPECGKVLHLVKAFERLLSIPDSKESDKEEDDEKEPKEDKNDDDNNRKKPLKWALPGLQTINLTEVDAENEDETKDSSSSSSSSSPSFCPSDFVLTAENLGLDPCFSVSSSWDSSQGSISSRTSNGGRRSRRNSSESVGTIGGRRWKKQLKPTSLKPFKLRTEQRGKAKEEEFMQKVQEMVEQEKQRIPIAQGLPWTTDEPEILIKPPVKVNTRPVDLRLHSDVRAEERPEFDHQVAEKMSLVEQYKMERERQQKMAEEEEIKMLRKELIPKAQPMPYFDRPFIPRRSSKNPTIPREPKFHIPQHKKIKCFVSWNDMSPYTFQGNEGREI from the exons ATGGAGGTTGCAAAGAATTCCAAACTGGGAACTCCTATGAAAGACACAGAAAGGAATTCTCGATCAAAAACCCCAAAGGGTTCAAAATTTTCTGAGAATTCAAATCCAAATATTTCTGGTTCAACTTCTCCAATAACAAAATCTTCAAAATCCCAGAAATATTCTTCCAAGAATCCAGTTATCTATTCACCAAGTAACAAGCTTAGGGAAAGAAAGTTTGTAGTGGCTAAGAAGAACTCGAAGAAAGTAAGGTCTAATTCGAATCCAACGACGGTTGGGCTTAATTGCAAATGTGAAGAGAACCTTGGTGGGAATTCGAAGAAGTGTTTATGTGTTGCTTATGAGAATCTGAGAGCATCTCAAGAAGAGTTTTTCAGGAACAAGGTTGAACCTGAAGCAGAAGAAGAGGGTAAAGAGACGAGAGATTTGATTGAGAATCTTAGAGAAGGGTATGGATCAGATAATCAAGAGATTGAAAACTTGAGTCAACCAGGTAGTTCTACTATTAAGAGAAGGAGAGATAAGTTGATGGAAGAAGCAAGGAATAGTGTTCCTGAATGTGGAAAGGTTTTGCATTTGGTTAAGGCTTTTGAGAGGCTTCTTTCGATACCGGATTCAAAGGAATCAGATAAGGAGGAAGATGATGAAAAGGAACCAAAAGAAGACAAGAATGATGATGATAACAACAGGAAGAAACCACTGAAATGGGCGTTACCTGGATTGCAAACAATAAACTTGACTGAGGTTGACGCTGAGAATGAAGATGAGACCAAGgattcttcatcatcatcatcttcttcttctccttcattTTGTCCATCAGATTTTGTTTTGACTGCCGAGAATCTTGGTTTGGATCCATGTTTCTCAGTTTCTTCTTCATGGGATAGCAGCCAAGGAAG TATTTCAAGTAGGACCTCTAATGGAGGTCGAAGAAGCCGAAGAAAT AGCTCTGAGTCTGTTGGGACAATTGGTGGGAGGAGATGGAAAAAGCAGCTTAAACCAACTTCCTTAAAACCATTCAAGCTAAGAACTGAG CAAAGGGGGAAAGCCAAGGAAGAAGAGTTCATGCAGAAGGTTCAAGAAATGGTAGAACAAGAGAAGCAGCGGATTCCGATTGCTCAAGGCCTCCCATGGACAACCGATGAACCGGAG ATCTTGATCAAACCTCCTGTTAAAGTGAACACAAGACCAGTAGATTTAAGATTGCATAGTGATGTACGAGCGGAGGAGCGGCCGGAGTTTGATCATCAG GTAGCTGAGAAGATGAGTCTAGTAGAGCAATATAAAATGGAAAGGGAGAGACAGCAAAAG atggcagaagaagaagaaataaagatGCTTAGGAAGGAGCTCATTCCAAAAGCACAACCTATGCCTTACTTTGATAGGCCTTTTATTCCTAGAAG GTCATCAAagaatccaactataccgagggAGCCAAAGTTCCACATTCCACAGCATAAGAAGATAAAATGCTTCGTGTCATGGAATGACATGAGCCCATACACTTTCCAAGGGAATGAAGGAAGGGAAATATAg